One window of Catonella massiliensis genomic DNA carries:
- a CDS encoding cation diffusion facilitator family transporter — MEENRVGVNNTDTLSLSDVRSNSEFRDKKIIQTSIIGIVANVLLAVFKAVIGLMTNSIAIVLDAVNNASDVASSVVTIIGAKLSKKEPDKAHPFGHGRVEYLSAMVIAVIILYAGVTSAVESIKKIISPDVTEYSTVSLIIVAVAVVVKIILGRYVKTVGVLVKSESLINSGTDASMDAVISASTLVAAVLYLNFKISVEAYLGVIISVFIIKAGIDMLKETLSHILGEAPDSALASKITETVMEFPEVTGTYDLVLHDYGPDVYQGSLHIEIPDVFTADEIDRLTRKIALEVYARHNVVLTAIGIYSLNSSDKCAIHIKDTIEELVSMNPYILQMHGFYFNREEASVRFDLVVSFDAKDRKQVFENVVNKIQKHYPEYRIEAVMDTEYSDISTQASDMD, encoded by the coding sequence ATGGAGGAAAATAGAGTTGGTGTTAATAACACAGATACTCTTAGTTTAAGTGATGTGAGAAGTAACTCTGAGTTCAGAGACAAGAAAATAATTCAGACAAGTATAATTGGAATCGTTGCAAATGTCCTACTTGCGGTATTTAAGGCGGTTATAGGGCTGATGACTAATTCCATAGCCATAGTACTTGACGCAGTTAACAATGCTTCTGATGTAGCAAGCTCAGTTGTTACAATAATTGGTGCAAAGCTGTCAAAGAAGGAGCCTGACAAGGCACATCCCTTTGGACATGGCAGGGTTGAGTATTTAAGCGCGATGGTAATTGCTGTCATTATCCTATATGCGGGTGTGACCTCTGCTGTCGAATCTATAAAGAAGATAATTAGTCCTGACGTTACTGAGTACTCTACAGTTTCGCTTATAATAGTCGCGGTGGCTGTTGTAGTGAAAATAATCTTAGGACGCTATGTTAAGACAGTTGGAGTTCTGGTTAAGTCAGAATCTCTTATCAATTCAGGTACTGATGCAAGTATGGATGCTGTTATTTCTGCGTCAACTCTTGTAGCAGCGGTTTTGTACTTAAATTTTAAGATTTCTGTAGAAGCTTATTTGGGCGTAATTATATCCGTTTTTATTATAAAAGCCGGTATCGATATGTTAAAAGAAACTCTTTCTCATATACTTGGAGAGGCACCTGACTCTGCACTTGCTTCGAAAATAACTGAAACAGTAATGGAATTTCCTGAGGTAACAGGTACCTATGATTTAGTTTTACACGACTATGGTCCTGACGTTTATCAGGGCTCACTTCATATAGAAATTCCGGATGTATTTACAGCGGATGAAATTGATAGACTGACGAGGAAGATTGCCCTTGAGGTATATGCCAGGCACAATGTAGTTCTAACAGCTATAGGCATATACTCATTGAATTCAAGTGATAAGTGTGCTATACACATTAAAGATACAATTGAAGAACTTGTTTCGATGAACCCTTATATTCTGCAAATGCATGGTTTTTATTTTAATAGGGAAGAAGCATCAGTTCGTTTTGATTTGGTGGTCAGCTTTGATGCAAAAGACAGAAAACAGGTGTTTGAAAATGTTGTAAATAAGATACAGAAGCACTATCCGGAATATAGGATAGAGGCAGTAATGGATACGGAATATAGTGATATAAGCACGCAAGCTTCAGATATGGACTAA
- a CDS encoding ATP-binding protein — translation MNRENMKQILIDQKEMYLNNSVIHRNYELEDNVNYCFVGIRRTGKSYMLYQQIKKLIVDGVSLNQIAYVNFEDERLLEVTADDLNMILEVSIELSGTNNKPYLFLDEIQNVDGWEKFVRRLSDMKYRVNITGSNSKMLNSEIASTLGGRFMIVQIFPYSFKEYLTAKEKIKDYSGIISTADKAEIISLYNDYVKYGAFPELVEIRNKREYLSNIYQTIYLGDIIRRNKITNDFAVRLILKKIAESVMHPISYNRLTNIIKSTGIAIGKQTVINYMGFMLDSYLLFKIQNYSAKLVDKETLSKYYFMDTGLLGLLIMDSNTAALENLVAIELIRRYSVDNVFYFENNAEIDFYVPNSGLAIQVSYSLLDNPDTKARELGAFVKLKNFIPDAKCIVITNSEEAELEYDEIKVKVIPMWKWMLE, via the coding sequence ATGAACAGAGAAAACATGAAACAGATTCTAATTGACCAAAAAGAAATGTACCTAAATAATTCTGTTATTCATAGGAATTATGAGTTGGAAGATAATGTAAATTATTGTTTTGTGGGTATAAGACGTACTGGTAAGTCTTATATGCTGTATCAGCAGATAAAAAAGCTTATTGTTGACGGAGTTTCGTTAAATCAGATAGCTTATGTTAACTTTGAAGATGAGAGGCTTTTAGAAGTAACTGCTGATGATTTAAATATGATTTTAGAAGTTAGTATTGAATTATCAGGTACAAATAACAAACCGTACTTGTTTTTGGATGAAATTCAAAATGTAGACGGTTGGGAGAAGTTTGTACGCCGCCTTTCGGATATGAAGTATAGGGTAAATATTACCGGAAGTAACAGTAAGATGCTTAATAGTGAAATTGCATCAACTCTTGGGGGAAGATTTATGATAGTACAGATTTTCCCTTATTCATTTAAGGAATATTTGACTGCAAAAGAGAAGATAAAGGATTATTCGGGGATAATCAGTACAGCGGATAAAGCAGAAATAATCAGTTTGTATAATGATTATGTGAAATATGGTGCATTTCCTGAATTAGTAGAGATAAGGAACAAGAGAGAGTATTTAAGTAATATTTATCAGACTATATACCTTGGAGATATAATTAGAAGAAATAAAATCACAAATGACTTTGCAGTACGCTTGATATTAAAAAAAATAGCAGAATCTGTAATGCATCCTATATCATATAACAGGCTTACAAATATAATAAAAAGCACAGGTATAGCTATTGGCAAGCAGACAGTAATTAATTATATGGGATTTATGCTTGACTCATATCTTTTATTTAAAATACAGAATTATTCAGCAAAGTTAGTTGATAAAGAAACCCTGTCAAAATATTATTTTATGGATACAGGATTGCTTGGACTCTTGATTATGGATAGTAATACCGCAGCTCTTGAAAATCTTGTTGCAATTGAGCTGATTAGAAGATATAGTGTAGATAATGTATTTTATTTTGAGAATAATGCAGAAATTGATTTTTATGTTCCGAACAGTGGGCTGGCTATACAGGTAAGCTACAGTTTGCTTGACAATCCGGATACAAAGGCAAGGGAACTTGGAGCCTTTGTAAAGCTTAAAAACTTCATTCCTGATGCAAAATGTATCGTAATTACCAACAGCGAAGAGGCAGAGCTTGAATATGATGAGATAAAAGTTAAGGTAATACCTATGTGGAAGTGGATGCTGGAGTAA
- a CDS encoding DNA-deoxyinosine glycosylase — MTKYSFPPLIDYSSKILVLGSLPGEESLKQAQYYAHPRNAFWKIMFIVFNEVYSEDYSAKCELLLKNHIALWDMVHSGNRKGSLDSDIKNEIPNDIEGLLNQYQGISTILLNGKKAEAMYNRYFSQIPINTITLPSTSPANARLNFEEKLNLWKEAINPQNLT; from the coding sequence ATGACTAAATACAGTTTTCCACCACTTATAGACTACTCTTCAAAAATCCTCGTCCTTGGCTCACTTCCGGGCGAAGAATCCTTAAAGCAAGCTCAGTATTATGCCCATCCCCGCAATGCTTTCTGGAAGATTATGTTTATAGTTTTCAATGAAGTATACAGCGAAGACTACTCTGCAAAATGTGAACTTCTCCTTAAAAATCATATAGCTCTTTGGGATATGGTGCATAGCGGTAACCGCAAAGGCTCTCTTGATTCTGATATTAAGAATGAAATCCCAAATGACATCGAGGGACTGTTAAATCAATATCAAGGCATATCAACCATTCTTTTAAACGGAAAAAAGGCAGAAGCGATGTATAATAGATATTTCAGCCAAATACCTATAAATACCATCACTCTGCCTTCTACAAGCCCTGCAAATGCAAGACTGAATTTTGAAGAAAAACTTAATCTTTGGAAAGAAGCTATCAATCCCCAGAATCTAACTTAA